Below is a genomic region from Populus trichocarpa isolate Nisqually-1 chromosome 15, P.trichocarpa_v4.1, whole genome shotgun sequence.
TAGTGTTATAAAATAACCAGTGACGATGTGCTTGATGCTGATAAagaagaattttattatttgagtgAGAATTCCTGCTTCAATTACCAACAcattgattggattttttttttcatttttttggagAATAATTTGTTGACCCTGGACCCTTCACATAGGATTTTAGGTTGTTTCATTCTGTTTTCTTATACATTGACAGAGACTGATTGTAAATTATAACtaaattcaattattgattCTCCCTAGGATGATTTTCCTTCCCTCCAGTGATTGTTTAACTTCAGATTTACCAGGCAATCAATTCTGTGATAATTTTTGGGTGAACCTATTGTAACTTGTAAGTGTTGAAGGCTAGTTGATTTTCCTTGAATGGGCCATTTTGTAGAGTTTCATGTTTCGGCAACTATGATTCCTCTTTGATACTATATTGCCAGTTATGGAATTAACTACCATGCTTATGTGCGGATTTGATTTTCCATTGCTTATCCAAAAAATTCCCCATAGTTATGGATCAGCTGCTCAACATGATAGGCaattttttccttgtatttctGTTTAGTCTGTTGAAATTCATTTAGTCTTGACAGTGGTGCATATGTAATTTTAGGTTAAGAATGCATGATTTGTCATGTTAGGTGCAATGGAGGCCTCAATTTTATATATGACAATTTACTTACGTGCACAGGGAAAATTCTTCTCAGTCTCTCCCTGAGCAGAAAATGCGACAAATCTTCTACTAACCACTTTGTTTATGCAAACTCAAATGTTAACGAGGACTATAAAGAATCTGAAGGTCCATGCATATCATCTCATGGCATGCATGGCTGTAAAGCTCCTCGTGTCAAGATAGCAGAAGGGAAGAAGTTAATGAAGACCATCGTGAGTCGTTTGGAGAGGGTTTTCAATAAGCATGAGGAAAATTCAAGAACTGATGATTCTTCAGAGTTAACTAGTGCTTCTTCTGATTGTGAGGATTGTGATCATTCATCAAGTTGTAGTTTCGTAGAAGGATTGGAGATCATGAGTTCAAGAGATAATGAACAAGAAATGCCTGAAAACCTCCAGGGTGGTATTCTTcttgataaaatatatgttgTCCCCTCGTGGGATCTCAATATGTTTCTTTTTGCACCCAATTCACTGTTTATGAAGGACCTAGAAGAGCTGCAGGGAACAACAGATGCTGAAGAGGGGCCTTGGAAAAGGAAATCAGCAAACATGTCTCATTTAACGCGAACTGTTTCCTATACAAAAGCTGCAACAAAGTTAGTTAAGTCCGTTAAAGCTACCGAGGagcaaacatatataaaagCAGATGGAAAGGAATTTGCAGTATTGACAAATGTTAGCACTCCAGAAGTTCCATATGGAAAtacattcaacattgagttgctATACAAGATACTGCCTGGTCCAGAAATATCTTCAGGAGAAGCATCTTCCCACCTTTTAATATCATGGGGAATTAATTTCTGTAAAAGCACAATGATGAAAGGTATGATTGAAGGAGGAGCGAGGCAGGGACTGAAGGAGAGTTTTGATCAGTTTGCCAACTTGTTGGCTCAGAATTTCAAGACCATGGATTCTATGGATTCATCAAACAAGGACCATATGCTGGCAAAGTTGGAAGCAGCACACCAGTCAGAATGGCAATTGGCATCAGATTTCTTTTGGAATTTCACAGCTGTGTCCaccatttttatgattttatacgtagttgttcatatttttttctgtgAGCCAAGCATAGTCCAAGGTTTGGAATTTAATGGTCTTGATTTACCAGACAGTTTTGGACAGCTCATCACTTGTGCAATTTTAGTCATTCAATTGGAACGAGTTTGTAACATGATGAAACACTTCATACAAGCTAGGCTTCAAAGAGGTAAATCTTATTCTACCTGCTTGTATCTTGTTTCAAACTTTTGCCTAAACCACCCTGAAATTGTTATCACTCATGTAACTCCATCCTAGGATTCgtttaatttattaactattTCATAGGCAGTGACCACGGTGTCAGAGCCCAAGGTGAAGGGTGGGTTCTTACTGTGGCATTAATTGAAGGCACCAATTTACCATCCTTGGATTCGACAGGGTTGTCAGATCCTTATGTAGTGTTGACCTGTAATGGTAAAACAAGAACAAGTTCTATACAGCTTCATACGAGTGATCCCCAATGGAATGGTAAGGTGTTTTTCTTCTGAGGATTATTTgcgtatgtttttttataattacatgTGCAAAACCATGTTTGAAGCTACATAATGCAGAAATACTAGAGTTTGATGCAATGGATGAACCACCCTCAGTTCTAGATGTggaagtttttgattttgacgGTCCATTTGACCAGGCCACCTCACTTGGGCATGCTGAGATAATGTTTTTGAAGCACACATCAACTGAACTAGCAGACATGTGGATTCCCCTTGAGGGAAAGCTCTCGCAGTCTTCTCAGTCAAAGCTACACTTGCGAATATTTATAGATAACGACAAAGGTGTTGAAACTGTAAAGGAGTACTTAACAAAGATGGAGAAGGAAGTCGGGAAGAAGGTAAACACCAAAGATATCTGTTGGAATTACTTTTAAAGGGAACTTTCTCATCATCCATGTGTAGTTAACTGCTTCACACTTGGATTAGAGAGTTTATTATGTCCCCTTGATAGCTCATATCTGAAGTTCATAAGATTCTTGagtcaaagagaaaaaaaatcacggtATAGGATTCCATTAATGAATCTACATTCTTATTGCCTTTCATTTCTATTATAGAAATGTGATCTAAATTATATCTCACATTGTCGCAGTTGAACTTACCATCACCTCACAGGAATTCGACTTTCCAGAAATTGTTTGAGTTGCCACCAGAAGAATTTCTCATCAATGATTTTACATGCCAACTGAAGAGGAAAATGCCTTTGCAGGTGCGAGTTACGGTTTCCATTTCTACTTCTTCACTCTTAAAAGCAATTGATTATTAGGCTTTTGTAATTTAATGAGTTCgttttgtttaaatataataaacataTAAGTTGGTAGCATGATGTAAAACCACAGTAAGATCGGCAAAACTGCAGATGACCTCTTTACTAAAATCCTAAAAcgttgtttattttataaaattttcaaatcacacCTATAATGACCTAACCTTACTATTAATAATAGTAAcatattagataaaattaaaatttatgcaGAACGCATTGGATGATCTTGCATACTAGGCCTGTTAATTCATTTCCAAAATACCTATTTGCTCGATGCTGAGATGTCTCTTAAATGCAGGGAAGGCTTTTTCTGTCTGCAAGAATTCTTGGTTTTTATTCCAATTTGTTTggacataaaacaaaattcttcTTTCTCTGGGAGGATATCGAAGACATCCAAGTGCATCCTCCATCACTATCATCCGTGGGTAGTCCTTTTCTGGTCATAATTCTGCGAAGGGGAAGAGGTCTTCATGCAAGACGTTGGGCGAAATCACAAGATGAAGAAGGCAGGCTAAGATACCACTTCCaatcatttatttcattcaacATTGCAAGCAGGTTTGGTGAGACGAATAATCTCTTGACTCGAAATGATACATTTATTTTGTTGGAGCTGATGTGATTCACCATGTTGTATCAATAGGACAATCATGGCCTTgtggaaaacaaaaacaatgatcCCTGAGCATAAAACACAACTTGCTGAAGAACAGCCTCAAGATGAAGAAAAACGGTCCATCATGCTTGAAGACTATGGATGCTCTGTGAGTCCTGAAGAAGTAAAGATGCCCAAGATTTTCTCTGCTGAACTTCCTTTTAGTGTAAGAAAATAATTCCTGTCTCATTCACCTCTCCATTTCATTTGTAACTTTTGAATCAAGTAGAATAGCGTTTCATCAGAAATTTGTCTAATGAACTAGCATTAAGACCATAAAATAGATGAGGATTATGTGGCTTCTCTTATTATATTTGCTTGCAACTTATACTATAAGGTTGATACCTAGTGAGACTCGGATTAGGACTCTTTATGTAGAATATTTGTGATATGATGGCTAAGAGTTGACATTCAAGCCTTGTAATGATAATTCTGCATACACCTTTCAGAATCGAGGTAAGATTCAGCATTTATGTATAGCTACTTGTGATACTGGTGCTGAAAGCTGTGGTGATGTTGCCAGGTAGAATCACTGATGGAAATGTTTGACGGAGGAAAGATGGAGCACGAAATCATGGAAAAATCTGGACGTCTTAGCTATGCAACTACAGCATGGGAGTCAGTAAAGCCTGGAGTTTTTGAACGGCAAATCACGTACAGATTCAAACACCATATTTCAATCTTTGGAGGGGAAGTCACCTGCACACAACATAAATCTCCGCTTGAAAATGATAAAGGGTGGACTGTTAATGAGCTCACGGTGATGCATGATGTCCCATTTGCTGACTACTTCCATGTATGATGTCTCCTTATTATACAGACGTTTACGGCTAACACGAGTCATTTATTGTTCTGGTTCTCTCCTTGATCTTGTTTTTCGTTCCCTTTCTGCAGGTCAATCTTCGGTACCAGATTGAGAAATCCTCCCTTGCTCATTGTGCATGCAAGTGTGGTGTTTATGTTGGGATCACCTGGTTGAAAAGCACCAAGTTCCAACAAAGAATCACTCGAAACATAACTGATAAATTCACACAAATAATGAAGGAGGTATTTGAATTGATCAAGAGGGAGAAACTTTTTGCAAATCATGATCAACATCCCCTTCGACACGAAGATGCTACAATGCGTATTTGATActctctttaatatatatatatatatatatatatatatatatatatatatatatatatatatatatatacatggctatttctttcttgttcttaaTGTCTTTCAACTAGCACCAAATTCAAGGTGGCAAAAGTTGGACCTTGGGTCATCAAACATGTTAAGGATATAAATAGGATTTAGGGCATATTCAATCCCTCTAGAGCTAAGGACATGTCTAATCCAAAACAAGTATCATTAATACGGTATCCTAGAGTATGATGCGTCTTTGTACttcattaattagttttttacgTAAGGTTTTATATCAAGTAATAATCGTACTTTATTcggactattttttttctttaatctctctctctctatcgaGAATatcaccttttgtttttcactaatactatatttatataagataaataaataagacaAAGCTACAACATTTGAAAGTGAAAACATAGGTACTGATGTGATGATCAACTCTAATTACTCTATTAATATCatactaataatatttaaataaaataaaaacacgtGACATATGATACAActcaattatttgattaaaaactttaatttctcatctaacttgccataataatcaactttaaatttattagaagtTGAActatttacatatattttattattataatttttttctacccTTACTGTATTATATATTCATTGATGAGATATTCATTGTAGTAATATTAAACCTTTCTTTCAAGATCTAAAGATAGAAATTTCAATGTACTAGTATTTGCACCATGTTGAACACCTACTTATATTTAACAACTATTAacagtcaaagaaaaaacacaactaATTCAAAACCTTAgagttattaattattaaacactTAAATGTGTTTCAAATCACTTGGtgaattgttcatcttgtaattgctGCCTAAAAGAAGTTAATGAATTAGTACAATTATCAATCTTAtaatttagtataattaatgaGAATtctatataattgaaaaactgGTTTTTTCGATAAAGTCATCCATGATaacaaaatattgataaattctcATTCGAAGATAGTTTACCACCACCATCATTTCTGAGAATGCAATTGCCTTTTGTTCTCAAGTAAAGCTCAAAATAACACGAGATAAATGAAAATCTATTCAACAATTTAAGTCTTgtatatcgaagcctcaacataaTCTTTGTTTTTAACCTTTCTCTTAAAGTTGAATAAATATATGCATAAAAGTTACAAAAGATGAATAATtgaatgttgaaaaaaataatggataatTACTTAGGATGTCATCCCTTACCTTTTGAATAGATACATTTATCTATATTACATATGTACCTTTGCCTTATACGCTAAATGTATAG
It encodes:
- the LOC7457770 gene encoding C2 and GRAM domain-containing protein At5g50170; its protein translation is MRLYVYVLQGKGLAVKDTYFILQVGKHKSKTRVFRNNSNPVMNEEFVFRVNGNNDQQELVVSVFNHDDDDDDDFGSFFNGSGDLVGRVQIPVWSVAAEQNQTLPPTWFSLEKPMTDKFINMDCGKILLSLSLSRKCDKSSTNHFVYANSNVNEDYKESEGPCISSHGMHGCKAPRVKIAEGKKLMKTIVSRLERVFNKHEENSRTDDSSELTSASSDCEDCDHSSSCSFVEGLEIMSSRDNEQEMPENLQGGILLDKIYVVPSWDLNMFLFAPNSLFMKDLEELQGTTDAEEGPWKRKSANMSHLTRTVSYTKAATKLVKSVKATEEQTYIKADGKEFAVLTNVSTPEVPYGNTFNIELLYKILPGPEISSGEASSHLLISWGINFCKSTMMKGMIEGGARQGLKESFDQFANLLAQNFKTMDSMDSSNKDHMLAKLEAAHQSEWQLASDFFWNFTAVSTIFMILYVVVHIFFCEPSIVQGLEFNGLDLPDSFGQLITCAILVIQLERVCNMMKHFIQARLQRGSDHGVRAQGEGWVLTVALIEGTNLPSLDSTGLSDPYVVLTCNGKTRTSSIQLHTSDPQWNEILEFDAMDEPPSVLDVEVFDFDGPFDQATSLGHAEIMFLKHTSTELADMWIPLEGKLSQSSQSKLHLRIFIDNDKGVETVKEYLTKMEKEVGKKLNLPSPHRNSTFQKLFELPPEEFLINDFTCQLKRKMPLQGRLFLSARILGFYSNLFGHKTKFFFLWEDIEDIQVHPPSLSSVGSPFLVIILRRGRGLHARRWAKSQDEEGRLRYHFQSFISFNIASRTIMALWKTKTMIPEHKTQLAEEQPQDEEKRSIMLEDYGCSVSPEEVKMPKIFSAELPFSVESLMEMFDGGKMEHEIMEKSGRLSYATTAWESVKPGVFERQITYRFKHHISIFGGEVTCTQHKSPLENDKGWTVNELTVMHDVPFADYFHVNLRYQIEKSSLAHCACKCGVYVGITWLKSTKFQQRITRNITDKFTQIMKEVFELIKREKLFANHDQHPLRHEDATMRI